In Aspergillus luchuensis IFO 4308 DNA, chromosome 1, nearly complete sequence, the following are encoded in one genomic region:
- a CDS encoding uncharacterized protein (COG:S;~EggNog:ENOG410PVHM;~InterPro:IPR008949) produces MDTKYGVNIVESNDIHSFQKEHNDEQPENLIPVLMANTGLGVKQTMQLSYHICRLEVEGFCANADRLCVGEDAQGRRIREVFINCCTDMFMGLIHWSYVSKRWIKQTDINSDHTITFQVGSTWWSSFEEFLRMMWLNCRHEEPSVEKVTVD; encoded by the exons ATGGACACTAAATATGGCGTCAATATCGTCGAATCAAACGATATACACTCATTCCAAAAGGAACAT AATGATGAACAGCCGGAGAACCTGATTCCGGTGCTTATGGCAAACACAGGACTTGGTGTTAAGCAGACAATGCAGCTCAGCTATCATATTTGTCGTTTGGAAGTAGAGGGCTTCTGCGCCAATGCAGATAGGCTCTGTGTGGGTGAGGATGCCCAAGGACGCCGTATTCGGGAAGTCTTCATCAATTGCTGTACGGACATGTTCATGGGACTCATACATTGGAG TTATGTTAGCAAGCGCTGGATCAAGCAAACGGACATCAATTCTGATCATACTATTACATTCCAGGTTGGATCTACTTGGTGGTCCTCTTTTGAAGAATTCCTGAGAATGATGTGGCTGAACTGCAGACATGAAGAGCCCTCTGTTGAAAAGGTGACTGTCGACTGA